The Micromonospora sp. Llam0 genome contains a region encoding:
- a CDS encoding GntR family transcriptional regulator — translation MIVIDAASPTPPYEQLRAQLARQIQDRSLAVGTRLPTVRRLAADLGLAVNTVGRAYRELEEAGLIETRGRAGSFVTAAGDQALEQAHRAARDYATIIARSGIDPAEAIRIVQAALGQPATP, via the coding sequence ATGATCGTCATCGACGCCGCTTCGCCGACGCCGCCGTACGAGCAGCTGCGGGCCCAGCTCGCCCGGCAGATCCAGGACCGGTCGCTGGCCGTCGGCACCCGGCTGCCGACGGTCCGCCGGCTCGCCGCCGACCTCGGCCTGGCCGTGAACACCGTCGGCCGGGCGTACCGGGAGCTGGAGGAGGCCGGGCTGATCGAGACCCGTGGCCGGGCCGGCTCGTTCGTCACGGCCGCCGGCGACCAGGCTCTCGAACAGGCCCACCGCGCGGCCCGCGACTACGCGACGATCATCGCCAGGAGCGGCATCGACCCCGCCGAGGCGATCCGGATCGTCCAGGCGGCCCTGGGTCAACCGGCCACACCGTGA
- a CDS encoding DUF2809 domain-containing protein: MAGLKWRVRLAGVTAAAGFLAVALGIRVLAGGDGVLDSSGALQQYSGTALYASMVYAGVFVLAPGAGPIVAGAGAVVFCWLVELLQLTGVPAELSERSLLARLVLGVHFDPTDLAWYVVGVLPLVLLHAGVDRWRLRHRGR; this comes from the coding sequence GTGGCGGGTCTCAAGTGGCGGGTACGGTTGGCGGGCGTGACCGCCGCTGCCGGGTTCCTCGCCGTGGCGCTCGGCATCCGGGTGCTGGCCGGTGGGGACGGCGTGCTGGACAGTTCCGGCGCGCTGCAGCAGTACTCCGGTACCGCCCTGTACGCGTCGATGGTCTACGCCGGGGTGTTCGTCCTGGCACCGGGTGCCGGGCCGATCGTGGCCGGGGCGGGTGCCGTCGTCTTCTGCTGGCTCGTCGAGCTGCTGCAGCTGACCGGCGTACCGGCGGAGCTGTCCGAGCGCAGTCTGCTGGCGCGACTGGTCCTGGGCGTCCATTTCGACCCCACCGACCTGGCCTGGTACGTGGTGGGGGTACTGCCGTTGGTCCTGCTGCACGCGGGCGTCGACCGTTGGCGACTGCGCCACCGTGGCCGGTGA
- a CDS encoding M14 family zinc carboxypeptidase, with translation MRFRAPTANAGSWRRTTVLAVATVVGLFAVVTGPVSADPKPSGVDRESIAGPYRVLGPRTLADRDAVAGTGAAIDYIEHGILNITATRAEVSAIQALGFDVEAVRAPTRTDDSSDVTTLDFPPADSAYHNYAELTTVVNQVVASHSNIARKISIGTSYEGRDLMAVKISDNVATDEDEPEILFNSQQHAREHLTVEMAVYLLNLFTDGYGSDSRITNIVNTREIWIVPTVNPDGSEYDIATGSYRSWRKNRQPNSGALAVGTDLNRNWDYLWGCCGGSSGSPSSATYRGPYAFSAPETQALRDFVDSRVVGGEQQIKANIDFHSYSELVLWPFGWTNANTPSGMTADQYNTFATLGGQMAATNGYTPEQASDLYITDGSSIDWMWGEHGIWAYTFEMYPGSSGGGGFYPPDEVIPAQTARNRDAVLMLSEYADCPYRVIGKESQYCGGGGPVDPPGSTVWADDFESATGWTTDPSGTDTASTGQWERGVAQATSSGGALQLTAYQGSNSLVTGRLAGSSAGSYDIDSGATSARSPAVVLPSSGTLTLSLAWYLAHLNNSSSADYLRISVVHSGGTTMLLNQSGAGSNRYGSWSTGSYDLTPYAGQTVRILVEAADASTASLVEAAIDDVRITSS, from the coding sequence ATGCGATTCCGCGCACCAACTGCCAACGCCGGCTCGTGGCGCAGGACCACCGTCCTGGCCGTCGCGACCGTCGTCGGCCTGTTCGCCGTCGTGACCGGCCCGGTCTCGGCCGATCCCAAACCCAGCGGTGTCGACCGGGAGTCGATCGCCGGCCCGTACCGGGTCCTCGGACCGCGTACCCTCGCCGACCGCGACGCGGTGGCCGGGACCGGTGCCGCGATCGACTACATCGAACACGGCATCCTCAACATCACCGCGACCCGGGCCGAGGTCAGCGCGATCCAAGCGCTCGGCTTCGACGTCGAAGCGGTCCGGGCACCCACCAGGACCGACGACTCCAGCGACGTCACCACGCTGGACTTCCCGCCGGCCGACTCGGCTTACCACAACTACGCCGAGCTGACCACGGTGGTCAACCAGGTCGTCGCCAGCCACTCGAACATCGCCCGGAAGATCAGCATCGGGACCTCGTACGAGGGCCGCGACCTGATGGCGGTCAAGATCTCCGACAACGTCGCCACCGACGAGGACGAGCCGGAGATCCTGTTCAACTCGCAGCAGCACGCCCGCGAGCACCTCACCGTCGAAATGGCGGTCTACCTGCTGAACCTGTTCACCGACGGCTACGGCAGCGACTCGCGGATCACCAACATCGTCAACACCCGCGAGATCTGGATCGTGCCGACCGTCAACCCGGACGGCAGCGAGTACGACATCGCCACCGGCTCGTACCGGTCCTGGCGCAAGAACCGGCAGCCGAACAGCGGTGCGCTCGCCGTCGGCACCGATCTGAACCGCAACTGGGACTACCTGTGGGGCTGCTGCGGCGGCTCGTCCGGCTCCCCGTCGTCGGCCACCTACCGTGGCCCGTACGCCTTCTCCGCCCCGGAGACCCAGGCGCTGCGCGACTTCGTCGACAGCCGGGTCGTCGGCGGTGAGCAGCAGATCAAGGCCAACATCGACTTCCACAGCTACTCGGAGCTGGTGCTCTGGCCGTTCGGTTGGACCAACGCCAACACCCCGTCCGGGATGACCGCCGACCAGTACAACACCTTCGCCACCCTCGGCGGGCAGATGGCGGCGACCAACGGCTACACCCCGGAACAGGCCTCCGACCTGTACATCACCGACGGCAGCAGCATCGACTGGATGTGGGGGGAGCACGGCATCTGGGCGTACACCTTCGAGATGTACCCCGGCTCGTCCGGTGGCGGCGGCTTCTACCCGCCCGACGAGGTGATCCCCGCCCAGACCGCCCGCAACCGGGACGCGGTGCTGATGCTCAGCGAGTACGCCGACTGCCCGTACCGGGTGATCGGCAAGGAATCGCAGTACTGCGGCGGCGGTGGCCCGGTCGACCCGCCGGGCAGCACCGTCTGGGCGGACGACTTCGAGTCCGCCACCGGCTGGACGACCGACCCGAGCGGCACCGACACCGCCAGCACCGGGCAGTGGGAGCGCGGCGTCGCGCAGGCCACCAGCTCCGGCGGGGCCCTGCAGCTGACCGCCTACCAGGGCAGCAACAGCCTGGTCACCGGTCGGCTGGCCGGCTCCTCGGCCGGCTCGTACGACATCGACAGCGGGGCGACCAGCGCCCGCTCGCCGGCCGTCGTCTTGCCGTCGAGCGGCACCCTCACCCTGTCGCTCGCCTGGTACCTGGCCCACCTGAACAACTCGTCGTCAGCCGACTACCTGCGGATCAGTGTGGTACACAGTGGTGGCACGACGATGCTGCTGAACCAGTCCGGCGCGGGGAGCAACCGGTACGGGTCCTGGTCGACCGGCAGCTACGACCTGACCCCGTACGCGGGTCAGACGGTGCGGATCCTGGTCGAGGCGGCGGACGCCTCCACCGCCAGCCTGGTCGAGGCGGCCATCGACGACGTCCGGATCACCAGCTCCTGA
- a CDS encoding ABC transporter substrate-binding protein, which produces MSRSHPLRAALLRTAAVTTAAVLALTGCGQAGDGSGGPDDAQPGVSPEAAASYPVTVGDLTLEVRPERIVALSPTATEMLFAIGAGDQVTAVDDNSNFPAEAPTTELSGFTPNVEAIAGYEPDLVVLSGDTNEVVAGLTRLSIPVYLAGAAVTLDDTYRQITELGALTGHPDAAADLVDTMRSDIDKLVTDVAQPAEPLSYYYELDPTLYTVTSETFVGSLFTMVGLTNVADPADPSGEAGGYPQLSAEALIDADPDLIFLADTKCCQQNAQTVAQRAGWSTITAVQAGQVVELDDDIASRWGPRVVDLVRAIVDAVDAAAS; this is translated from the coding sequence ATGAGCAGATCCCACCCGCTGCGGGCAGCGCTGCTGCGTACCGCCGCGGTCACCACCGCCGCCGTCCTCGCCCTGACCGGCTGCGGCCAGGCCGGCGACGGCTCCGGCGGACCCGACGACGCGCAGCCCGGCGTCAGCCCGGAGGCCGCCGCCAGCTACCCGGTCACCGTCGGTGACCTGACCCTGGAGGTACGCCCGGAGCGGATCGTCGCACTGTCGCCGACCGCCACCGAGATGCTCTTCGCGATCGGCGCCGGTGACCAGGTGACCGCGGTCGACGACAACTCCAACTTTCCGGCCGAGGCACCGACCACCGAGCTGTCCGGGTTCACCCCGAACGTCGAGGCGATCGCCGGCTACGAACCCGACCTGGTGGTGCTCTCCGGCGACACCAACGAGGTGGTGGCCGGGCTGACTCGACTGTCGATCCCGGTCTACCTGGCCGGGGCGGCGGTCACCCTGGACGACACGTACCGCCAGATCACCGAGCTGGGTGCCCTCACCGGGCACCCGGACGCGGCGGCCGACCTGGTCGACACCATGCGGTCCGACATCGACAAGCTGGTCACCGACGTGGCGCAGCCGGCCGAGCCGCTGAGCTACTACTACGAGCTCGACCCGACCCTGTACACGGTGACCAGCGAAACCTTCGTCGGCTCGCTGTTCACCATGGTAGGGCTGACCAACGTGGCCGACCCGGCGGATCCGTCCGGGGAGGCCGGCGGCTACCCGCAGCTGTCCGCCGAGGCGTTGATCGACGCCGACCCGGACCTGATCTTCCTGGCCGACACCAAGTGCTGCCAGCAGAACGCTCAGACGGTGGCGCAGCGGGCCGGCTGGTCCACCATCACCGCCGTCCAGGCCGGTCAGGTGGTCGAGCTCGACGACGACATCGCCTCCCGCTGGGGCCCCCGGGTGGTCGACCTGGTACGGGCGATCGTCGACGCGGTCGACGCGGCGGCGTCCTGA
- a CDS encoding iron ABC transporter permease, producing the protein MLRTPARRPGRRPGLTAGWFAGAVAAVVLAALAGLAFGPASLPPLAVAAELLNLLPGVDVDSGLNDRQVAIVTQLRLPRVVLALLVGGMLALAGGCYQGVFRNPLADPHLLGVAAGAGLAVTAVIALRSGTGVLTGLPVTVPLAAFVGAVGAVALTYLLGTGAAGPDRSTATLILAGVAVSAFLAAGQTYLLQRHVDTIREVYSWLLGRLATDGWHEVRLVLPYAVIAAVVVLAHRRELDVLSVGDEEAASLGLHPQRSRYLLLAAASLGTAAAVSVSGLIGFVGLIVPHLVRLVAGSSYRVILPLSMLLGGAFLTVTDVVARTVAAPAEIPIGVVTAFFGAPFFVLVLRTTRRTVTL; encoded by the coding sequence ATGCTCCGCACGCCGGCGCGGCGGCCCGGCCGGCGGCCGGGGCTGACCGCCGGCTGGTTCGCCGGCGCGGTGGCCGCCGTCGTGCTGGCGGCCCTGGCCGGGCTGGCGTTCGGCCCGGCCAGCCTGCCGCCGCTGGCGGTCGCCGCCGAACTGCTCAACCTGCTGCCCGGCGTAGACGTGGACAGTGGACTCAACGACCGGCAGGTGGCGATCGTCACCCAGCTGCGGCTGCCCCGGGTGGTGCTGGCGCTGCTGGTCGGCGGCATGCTGGCCCTGGCCGGCGGCTGCTACCAGGGGGTGTTCCGCAACCCGCTGGCCGACCCGCATCTGCTCGGCGTCGCCGCCGGGGCCGGGCTGGCGGTGACCGCGGTCATCGCGCTGCGCTCCGGCACCGGGGTGCTGACCGGGCTGCCGGTGACGGTGCCGCTGGCCGCGTTCGTCGGTGCGGTCGGGGCGGTGGCGCTGACGTACCTGCTCGGTACCGGCGCCGCCGGGCCGGACCGGTCCACCGCGACGCTGATCCTGGCCGGGGTGGCGGTGTCGGCGTTCCTCGCCGCCGGGCAGACCTACCTGCTGCAGCGCCACGTGGACACCATCCGGGAGGTCTACTCGTGGCTGCTGGGCCGGCTGGCCACCGACGGCTGGCACGAGGTCCGGCTGGTCCTGCCGTACGCGGTGATCGCCGCCGTGGTGGTGTTGGCGCACCGCCGCGAGTTGGACGTGCTGTCGGTCGGTGACGAGGAGGCGGCCAGCCTCGGCCTGCACCCGCAGCGGTCCCGTTACCTGCTGCTCGCCGCCGCGTCGCTGGGTACTGCTGCGGCGGTGTCGGTGTCCGGGCTGATCGGCTTCGTCGGGTTGATCGTGCCGCACCTGGTCCGGCTGGTCGCCGGCAGCAGCTACCGGGTGATCCTGCCGCTGTCGATGCTGCTCGGCGGCGCGTTCCTGACCGTCACCGACGTGGTGGCCCGTACCGTGGCCGCGCCGGCTGAGATTCCGATCGGTGTGGTCACCGCCTTCTTCGGCGCCCCGTTCTTCGTGCTGGTGCTGCGTACCACCCGCCGGACGGTGACGTTGTGA
- a CDS encoding VOC family protein, which translates to MSVAAAGVPAWVDLGTSDLPGAIRFYGELFGWSAQPPDDPDAEGYTLFSKDDKLVAGAGSVSTGGQPPTWTTYIGTLDAQASAKLVESAGGTVLMPPFDVLDRGRAAVFTDPAGASFAVWQPLSMAGAELANVPGSLCWNELTTRDPEGAKEFYGTVFDWETRDTPFPPIMYTEWLVEQQPVAGMMPMVGDDWPADLPAHWMVYFAVNDCDATAEHAAALGGTVSVPPTDLPHGRFAVLNDPQGAFFSVIRIAGD; encoded by the coding sequence ATGTCCGTCGCCGCAGCCGGGGTACCCGCCTGGGTCGACCTCGGCACCTCCGACCTGCCCGGTGCGATCCGGTTCTACGGCGAACTGTTCGGCTGGTCCGCGCAGCCGCCCGACGACCCGGACGCAGAGGGCTACACCCTGTTCAGCAAGGACGACAAACTGGTCGCCGGGGCCGGCTCGGTCTCCACCGGCGGGCAGCCGCCGACCTGGACCACGTACATCGGCACGCTGGACGCCCAGGCGAGCGCCAAGCTCGTCGAGTCGGCCGGCGGCACCGTGCTGATGCCGCCGTTCGACGTGCTCGACCGGGGCCGGGCGGCGGTCTTCACCGACCCGGCCGGGGCCAGCTTCGCCGTCTGGCAGCCGCTGTCCATGGCCGGCGCGGAGCTGGCGAACGTGCCCGGCTCGCTGTGCTGGAACGAGCTGACCACCCGCGACCCGGAGGGCGCGAAGGAGTTCTACGGCACGGTCTTCGACTGGGAGACCCGGGACACCCCGTTTCCGCCGATCATGTACACCGAATGGCTGGTCGAGCAGCAGCCGGTCGCCGGGATGATGCCGATGGTCGGCGACGACTGGCCGGCCGACCTGCCGGCCCACTGGATGGTGTACTTCGCGGTGAACGACTGCGACGCCACCGCCGAGCACGCCGCCGCGCTCGGCGGCACCGTCTCAGTCCCGCCCACCGACCTGCCGCACGGCCGGTTCGCCGTGCTCAACGACCCGCAGGGGGCCTTCTTCTCGGTGATCCGGATCGCCGGCGACTGA